Proteins found in one Aquibium microcysteis genomic segment:
- a CDS encoding LysR family transcriptional regulator → MLSLTLRQLEVLEAVVRFGGFGAASTRLDISQASVSAHITSLEAQVGAPLFERRPGRRPALTEAGELVLRHARQILASARALEQSLDQSARRDVTRIVFSCQRSLALRMQADLAKFASQNRGVELVLRIGTIEDVIGDIRSGTADIGQFVSYDPVTDVSSNILTRTRLVVVAAPGHPLAGARRIAPSVLATFPFVGPPPSMFGRAVRQVLHNAGVPEVNVVAQTNEYTPLRELVLAGVGLTCSFWTSVEQDVKSGRLALLDVDCEPMLLDVRIALTEHRPLPAAAEPFLAFLRSDPAGSAPPPR, encoded by the coding sequence ATGCTGTCACTCACGCTGCGACAGCTCGAGGTGCTTGAAGCGGTGGTGCGGTTCGGCGGTTTCGGCGCCGCGTCGACCCGGCTCGACATCTCGCAGGCCTCCGTCAGCGCCCACATCACCAGCCTGGAAGCCCAGGTCGGCGCGCCGCTGTTCGAGCGCCGCCCGGGCCGGCGTCCTGCGCTGACCGAAGCCGGCGAACTCGTGCTTCGCCACGCCCGCCAGATCCTCGCCTCCGCCCGTGCGCTGGAGCAGAGCCTCGACCAGTCGGCGCGGCGGGACGTGACCCGCATCGTCTTCTCGTGCCAGCGGTCGCTGGCGCTGCGGATGCAGGCGGATCTGGCGAAGTTCGCTTCGCAGAACCGCGGGGTCGAACTGGTGCTGCGCATCGGCACCATCGAGGACGTGATCGGCGACATCCGCTCCGGTACCGCCGACATCGGCCAGTTCGTGAGCTACGACCCGGTCACCGACGTCAGCTCGAACATCCTCACCCGGACAAGGCTGGTGGTGGTCGCGGCGCCCGGACATCCGCTGGCCGGCGCCAGGCGCATCGCGCCCTCGGTGCTCGCCACCTTTCCCTTCGTCGGGCCGCCGCCGTCGATGTTCGGCCGGGCGGTCCGCCAGGTCCTGCACAATGCGGGTGTGCCGGAGGTCAACGTCGTGGCGCAGACCAACGAATACACGCCGCTGCGCGAACTCGTGCTGGCGGGCGTCGGCCTGACGTGCTCGTTCTGGACGAGCGTCGAGCAGGACGTGAAATCGGGGCGGCTCGCGCTGCTGGACGTCGATTGCGAGCCCATGCTCCTCGACGTCCGCATCGCCCTGACCGAGCACCGGCCGCTGCCGGCGGCGGCCGAACCCTTCCTCGCCTTCCTGCGGTCCGATCCGGCGGGATCGGCGCCGCCGCCGCGATAG
- the kdpA gene encoding potassium-transporting ATPase subunit KdpA, which produces MAPDILQFILYAVVLTALAWPLGLHLAAVYEGRPTVLSPVLAPVERGILALAGVRAGERQHWTRYALSVLAFSLGSVLLLYAILRLQHLLPFNPQGFAALPPDLAFNTAVSFATNTNWQAYGGETTMSSLSQMAGLTVQNFVSAGAGMAVCAAVIRGFFGREQKVLGNFWVDLTRSVLHVLLPLAILLTLFLVWQGVPQNLVASATATTVEGAQQTLAQGPAASQIAIKQLGTNGGGYFNANSSVPYENPTPLSNFAEMIAILLVPAAFCFMFGRMVRDMRQGVAIFAAMGVLFLAALALTYGSEIAGNPAFAPLPVEQAAGNMEGKEVRFGVGNSALWATATTAASNGSVNAMHDSFMPLGALAPMLLMQVGEVVFGGVGSGFYGMLSFVVLTVFLAGLMVGRTPEYLGKKIEAREVKLAVIAFLVMPFGVLGLGALAAVLPVALASLQDAGPHGLSEILYAYSSATGNNGSAFAGFGANTPYQNAMLGIAMLLGRFATIVPMLAMAGSLAARKSAPASSGTFPTHGPLFVTLLVAVILILGGLTFFPALALGPIAEHVSMLAGRTF; this is translated from the coding sequence ATGGCACCCGACATTCTACAGTTCATCCTCTACGCGGTCGTCCTGACCGCGCTCGCCTGGCCGCTCGGCCTCCATCTCGCAGCCGTCTACGAAGGCCGGCCGACCGTGCTCTCGCCGGTGCTGGCACCGGTCGAGCGCGGCATCCTGGCGCTCGCGGGCGTCCGTGCCGGCGAGCGCCAGCACTGGACGCGCTATGCGCTGTCGGTGCTCGCCTTCAGCCTCGGCTCGGTGCTGCTGCTCTACGCCATCCTGCGGCTGCAGCACCTCCTGCCCTTCAATCCGCAGGGCTTTGCCGCGCTGCCGCCCGACCTCGCCTTCAACACCGCCGTCTCCTTCGCCACCAACACCAACTGGCAGGCCTATGGCGGCGAGACCACGATGTCGTCGCTCAGCCAGATGGCGGGCCTCACCGTGCAGAACTTCGTCTCGGCCGGTGCCGGCATGGCGGTCTGCGCGGCTGTCATCCGCGGCTTCTTCGGCCGCGAGCAGAAGGTCCTCGGCAATTTCTGGGTCGACCTGACCCGATCCGTGCTCCACGTCCTGCTGCCGCTCGCCATCCTCCTGACGCTCTTCCTGGTCTGGCAGGGCGTGCCGCAGAACCTCGTCGCCTCGGCGACCGCCACGACCGTGGAAGGCGCGCAGCAGACCCTCGCCCAGGGCCCGGCCGCCTCGCAGATCGCCATCAAGCAGCTCGGCACCAATGGCGGCGGCTATTTCAACGCCAATTCGTCCGTCCCCTACGAGAACCCCACCCCGCTCTCGAACTTCGCCGAGATGATTGCGATCCTGCTCGTCCCGGCCGCCTTCTGCTTCATGTTCGGCCGCATGGTGCGCGACATGCGCCAGGGGGTCGCGATCTTCGCGGCGATGGGCGTCCTGTTCCTCGCCGCGCTCGCGCTCACCTACGGCTCGGAGATCGCCGGCAACCCCGCCTTCGCGCCGCTGCCGGTCGAGCAGGCGGCCGGCAACATGGAGGGTAAGGAGGTCCGCTTCGGCGTCGGCAATTCCGCGCTCTGGGCCACCGCCACGACGGCCGCCTCCAACGGCTCGGTCAATGCCATGCACGACAGCTTCATGCCGCTCGGCGCCCTGGCGCCCATGCTCCTGATGCAGGTCGGCGAGGTCGTGTTCGGCGGCGTCGGCTCCGGCTTCTACGGCATGCTGTCCTTCGTCGTGCTCACCGTCTTCCTCGCCGGGCTGATGGTCGGCCGCACCCCCGAATATCTCGGCAAGAAGATCGAGGCGCGCGAGGTCAAGCTCGCGGTGATCGCCTTCCTCGTCATGCCCTTCGGCGTGCTGGGGCTCGGCGCGCTCGCCGCCGTGCTGCCGGTCGCCCTCGCCTCGCTGCAGGACGCCGGACCGCACGGGCTCTCCGAGATCCTCTACGCCTATTCCTCGGCGACGGGGAACAACGGCTCGGCCTTCGCCGGTTTCGGCGCGAACACGCCCTACCAGAACGCCATGCTCGGCATCGCCATGCTTCTCGGCCGCTTCGCCACCATCGTGCCGATGCTGGCGATGGCCGGGTCGCTGGCGGCCAGGAAGTCGGCGCCGGCCTCGTCGGGCACCTTCCCGACGCACGGTCCGCTCTTCGTCACCCTGCTCGTCGCCGTGATCCTCATCCTCGGCGGCCTCACCTTCTTCCCGGCGCTGGCGCTGGGCCCCATCGCCGAGCACGTCTCGATGCTCGCCGGCCGGACCTTCTGA
- a CDS encoding amidohydrolase family protein — MHIVDSHFHWWPRPFFEDLCRRTGFPRAVVNDLGGYTYRRRADGAGDIRSWAAWYDLDEQFAHMDGLGHQVDVVSSIGPFSVYFSELEPAHGRDEAMKWNEHMAGAQRAYPGRFWGSAAVPLADTQVALDVLEHAVGTLGLIGVNLPGSIGSDPNIDAPRLEPFYARLAELGVPAFLHPTDAIFADMLSGYGGALHLSLGRVIEVSVAASRLVLSGIMERHPGLKLVLSHTGGALPYQSGRMDKNTKNARLPQPASTYLRRMHTDTVSPHSAGMRFAIEYYGIDNVMYGTDYPCWDPATCLALLDELDLPDEDRTKLFRTNAVRILGLAGADDRR, encoded by the coding sequence ATGCACATCGTTGATTCGCATTTCCACTGGTGGCCGCGGCCGTTCTTCGAGGACCTGTGCCGCCGCACCGGCTTCCCGCGCGCGGTCGTCAACGATCTCGGCGGGTATACCTACCGGCGGCGGGCCGACGGCGCCGGCGACATCCGCAGCTGGGCGGCCTGGTACGACCTCGACGAGCAGTTCGCGCACATGGACGGCCTCGGCCACCAGGTCGACGTCGTCTCGTCGATCGGCCCCTTCTCGGTCTATTTCTCCGAGCTCGAGCCCGCGCACGGCCGCGACGAGGCGATGAAGTGGAACGAGCACATGGCCGGCGCCCAGCGCGCCTATCCCGGGCGGTTCTGGGGCAGCGCGGCGGTCCCGCTCGCCGACACGCAGGTCGCCCTCGACGTGCTGGAGCACGCGGTCGGAACGCTCGGCCTGATCGGCGTCAATCTGCCGGGCAGCATCGGCAGCGATCCGAACATCGACGCCCCGCGTCTCGAACCCTTCTACGCGCGGCTGGCCGAGCTCGGCGTCCCTGCCTTCCTCCATCCCACCGACGCGATCTTCGCCGACATGCTTTCCGGCTACGGCGGCGCGCTGCATCTCAGCCTCGGGCGGGTCATCGAGGTGAGCGTGGCGGCCTCGCGCCTCGTCCTGTCGGGCATCATGGAGCGCCATCCGGGGCTCAAGCTGGTGCTGTCGCATACCGGCGGCGCCCTGCCCTACCAGTCAGGCCGCATGGACAAGAACACGAAGAACGCCCGGCTGCCGCAGCCGGCCAGCACCTATCTCCGGCGCATGCACACGGATACGGTGTCGCCGCATTCGGCCGGCATGCGCTTCGCGATCGAGTACTACGGCATCGACAACGTCATGTACGGCACCGACTACCCGTGCTGGGATCCGGCCACCTGCCTGGCGCTCCTGGACGAGCTCGACCTTCCGGACGAAGACCGGACGAAACTGTTCCGGACCAACGCGGTCCGCATCCTCGGCCTGGCGGGCGCCGACGACCGCCGCTGA
- a CDS encoding sulfatase-like hydrolase/transferase yields MAEPRNILFIMFDQLRWDYLSCSGHPFLKTPHIDRLAGRGVRFTRAYIQSPLCGPSRMSTYTGRYVHSHGASFNNVPLKVGERTMGDHLRDLGMGCWLVGKTHMAADAEGMRRLGLEPDSVIGARVGECGFDVFERDDGMRPEGPDGFYDPRGALAYNDYLRGRGYEGDNPWHDHANSGIDEAGKVLSGWFLTNADRPANIREEDSETPYLTRRGMEFIESQGDRRWLCHLSYIKPHWPYIAPEPYASMYGPQDVLPPVRAQAERETDHPVFRGFQNAPVGRALSRDDVRDKVLRAYMGLIKQCDDQMGVLIDWLEKTGRMDETMIVVTSDHGDFMGDHWMGEKTFFHDASVKVPLIVYDPSPAADSTRGTTCDALVESIDLLPTFVEAAGGDPARLDHVLEGFSLLPVLRGGAAPARAAVFCEYDYAATTLAGTLGLGPAEARMFMVFDGRFKLIHFEGGFRPMLFDLDADPGELDDLGASPAHEAVRAALVDRLAAWARRPAARTTISSEALRAARGRSDRTGVLIGVVDAADVDPEVAAKYVGRKARDLRAGPKE; encoded by the coding sequence ATGGCGGAGCCCAGGAACATCCTCTTCATCATGTTCGATCAGCTTCGGTGGGACTATCTGAGCTGTTCCGGCCACCCCTTCCTGAAGACGCCGCACATCGACCGGCTGGCGGGGAGGGGCGTGCGCTTCACGCGGGCCTACATCCAGTCGCCGCTGTGCGGCCCCTCGCGCATGTCGACCTATACAGGGCGCTACGTGCACAGCCACGGTGCCTCCTTCAACAACGTTCCGCTGAAGGTCGGAGAACGCACCATGGGCGACCATCTGCGCGATCTCGGCATGGGCTGCTGGCTGGTCGGCAAGACGCACATGGCAGCCGACGCCGAAGGCATGCGGCGGCTGGGCCTCGAACCCGACAGCGTGATCGGCGCCCGCGTCGGCGAATGCGGCTTCGACGTCTTCGAGCGCGACGACGGCATGCGCCCGGAAGGTCCGGACGGGTTCTACGATCCGCGCGGGGCGCTGGCCTACAACGACTATCTGCGCGGGAGAGGCTACGAGGGCGACAACCCCTGGCACGATCATGCCAATTCCGGGATCGACGAGGCCGGCAAGGTCCTGTCCGGCTGGTTCCTGACGAATGCCGATCGTCCCGCCAACATTCGCGAGGAGGACAGCGAGACGCCGTACCTGACGCGCCGCGGCATGGAGTTCATCGAGAGCCAGGGCGACCGGCGCTGGCTCTGCCATCTGAGCTACATCAAGCCGCACTGGCCCTACATCGCACCGGAGCCCTATGCCTCGATGTACGGCCCGCAGGACGTGCTGCCGCCGGTCCGCGCGCAGGCCGAACGCGAGACCGACCATCCGGTGTTCCGCGGCTTCCAGAACGCCCCGGTCGGCCGGGCCCTGTCGCGCGACGACGTCCGCGACAAGGTGCTGCGGGCCTATATGGGCCTGATCAAGCAGTGCGACGACCAGATGGGCGTCCTCATCGACTGGCTGGAGAAGACCGGGCGGATGGACGAGACGATGATCGTCGTCACCTCCGATCACGGCGACTTCATGGGCGACCACTGGATGGGGGAGAAGACCTTCTTCCACGACGCCAGCGTGAAGGTGCCGCTGATCGTCTACGACCCGTCGCCGGCGGCGGACTCAACGCGCGGCACCACCTGCGACGCGCTGGTCGAGAGCATCGACCTGCTGCCGACCTTCGTGGAGGCGGCAGGCGGCGACCCGGCCCGCCTCGACCACGTGCTCGAGGGCTTCTCGCTGCTGCCGGTTCTGCGCGGCGGGGCGGCGCCGGCCCGCGCGGCGGTGTTCTGCGAATACGACTATGCGGCGACGACGCTCGCCGGAACGCTCGGTCTCGGCCCCGCCGAGGCGCGCATGTTCATGGTCTTCGACGGGCGCTTCAAACTGATCCATTTCGAGGGCGGCTTCAGGCCGATGCTGTTCGACCTCGACGCCGACCCGGGCGAACTGGACGATCTGGGGGCGTCGCCCGCCCACGAGGCGGTGCGCGCGGCGCTGGTCGACCGGCTGGCCGCCTGGGCGCGGCGGCCGGCCGCCCGCACCACGATCTCCAGCGAGGCGCTGCGCGCCGCGCGCGGCCGGTCGGACCGGACGGGTGTCCTGATCGGCGTGGTGGACGCGGCCGACGTCGATCCGGAGGTCGCGGCGAAATATGTCGGCCGCAAGGCCCGCGACCTGCGGGCGGGACCGAAGGAATGA
- the kdpB gene encoding potassium-transporting ATPase subunit KdpB: MRTPSDMSLFDRRVTGPALRAAFAKLHPRVMAKNPVMFVTEVVAALSTLLFLRDLAVGGVNLAVSGQIAAWLWFTVYFANIAEAIAEGRGKARADTLRATQSETPARKLASPGADTHEVVSSRSLRSGDLVLVETGDIVPADGEIVAGIASVDESAITGESAPVIREAGGDRSAVTGGTRVVSDRITVRITARAGESFLDRMIAMVEGAERQKTPNEIALDILLAGMTIIFLVVVVTLQPFVIHSGAFVPVIFLVALLVTLIPTTIGGLLSAIGIAGMDRLVKANVIAKSGRAVEAAGDVDVLLLDKTGTITFGARMADAFDTLPGVAPRAMAEAALLSSLADETPEGRSIVDFARKLLGAASDGEGRVAEAIPFSANTRLSGATLRDGSALRKGAADSILAWCGTTATPELRSLVEAIARSGGTPLLVARDRKVLGVVHLKDIVKPGIRERFAELRRMGVRTVMVTGDNPLTAAAIAAEAGVDDFLAEATPERKLELIRKEQAEGRLVAMCGDGSNDAPALAQADVGVAMNTGTPAAREAGNLIDLDSDPTKLIEIVLVGKQLLISRGALTTFSVANDVAKYFAILPALFVTAYPALDALNVMRLGSPGSAILSAVIFNALVIVALIPLALRGVRYQPASAASLLRRNLLVYGLGGLVVPFLGIKAIDVIVNAAGIV; encoded by the coding sequence ATGCGCACCCCATCCGACATGTCCCTCTTCGACCGGCGCGTCACCGGTCCCGCCCTGCGGGCCGCCTTCGCCAAGCTCCACCCGCGCGTCATGGCGAAAAACCCCGTCATGTTCGTCACCGAAGTGGTGGCCGCACTGTCGACGCTGCTCTTCCTGCGCGACCTCGCCGTCGGCGGCGTGAACCTCGCGGTGTCCGGCCAGATCGCGGCCTGGCTCTGGTTCACCGTCTATTTCGCCAATATCGCCGAGGCGATCGCGGAGGGCCGCGGCAAGGCCCGCGCCGACACGCTGCGCGCCACCCAGTCCGAGACGCCGGCGCGCAAGCTGGCGTCGCCCGGCGCGGACACCCATGAGGTGGTGTCCAGCCGCTCGCTCAGATCAGGCGACCTCGTGCTGGTCGAGACCGGCGACATCGTGCCCGCCGACGGCGAGATCGTCGCGGGCATCGCCTCGGTCGACGAAAGCGCGATCACGGGCGAATCCGCCCCCGTCATCCGCGAGGCCGGCGGCGACCGCTCGGCGGTCACGGGCGGCACGCGGGTCGTGTCGGACCGGATCACGGTCCGCATCACCGCCCGGGCCGGCGAAAGCTTTCTCGACCGCATGATCGCGATGGTCGAGGGCGCGGAGCGCCAGAAGACGCCGAACGAGATCGCGCTCGACATCCTGCTCGCCGGCATGACGATCATCTTCCTTGTCGTGGTGGTGACGCTGCAGCCCTTCGTCATCCATTCCGGCGCCTTCGTGCCGGTGATCTTCCTCGTCGCCCTGCTCGTCACGCTGATCCCCACCACGATCGGCGGGCTGCTCTCGGCCATCGGCATCGCCGGCATGGACCGGCTGGTGAAGGCCAACGTCATCGCCAAGTCGGGCCGTGCGGTGGAGGCGGCCGGCGACGTCGACGTGCTGCTTCTCGACAAGACCGGCACCATCACCTTCGGCGCGCGCATGGCCGACGCCTTCGACACGCTGCCGGGCGTCGCGCCGCGGGCGATGGCCGAGGCCGCGCTGCTGTCCTCGCTCGCCGACGAGACGCCGGAGGGCCGCTCGATCGTCGACTTCGCCCGCAAGCTGCTCGGCGCCGCATCGGACGGAGAAGGCCGCGTCGCCGAGGCGATCCCCTTCTCGGCCAACACCCGCCTCTCGGGGGCGACGCTGCGCGACGGGTCGGCGCTGCGCAAGGGCGCGGCGGACTCCATCCTCGCCTGGTGCGGGACGACGGCCACCCCGGAACTGCGCAGCCTGGTCGAGGCGATCGCCCGGTCCGGCGGCACGCCGCTGCTCGTCGCCCGCGACCGCAAGGTGCTCGGCGTCGTCCACCTCAAGGACATCGTCAAGCCCGGCATCCGCGAGCGCTTCGCCGAGCTGCGCCGCATGGGCGTGCGCACGGTCATGGTCACGGGCGACAATCCGCTGACGGCTGCGGCGATTGCCGCCGAGGCCGGCGTCGACGACTTCCTCGCCGAGGCGACGCCCGAGCGCAAGCTGGAGCTGATCCGCAAGGAGCAGGCCGAAGGCAGGCTGGTGGCCATGTGCGGCGACGGCTCCAACGACGCGCCGGCGCTGGCGCAGGCCGATGTCGGCGTGGCCATGAACACGGGCACGCCGGCCGCCAGGGAGGCCGGCAACCTGATCGACCTCGATTCGGACCCGACGAAGCTCATCGAGATCGTGCTGGTCGGCAAGCAGCTGCTGATCTCCCGCGGCGCGCTCACCACCTTCTCGGTCGCCAACGACGTGGCGAAGTATTTCGCCATCCTGCCGGCGCTGTTCGTCACCGCCTATCCCGCGCTCGACGCGCTGAACGTCATGCGGCTCGGCAGCCCCGGCAGCGCCATCCTGTCGGCCGTCATCTTCAACGCGCTGGTCATCGTCGCGCTGATCCCGCTGGCGCTGCGCGGCGTCCGCTACCAGCCCGCCTCCGCGGCGAGCCTGCTGCGCCGGAACCTTCTCGTCTACGGTCTCGGCGGGCTCGTCGTTCCTTTCCTCGGCATCAAGGCGATCGACGTCATTGTCAACGCCGCCGGCATCGTATGA
- the kdpF gene encoding K(+)-transporting ATPase subunit F produces the protein MTIDLIVGGAVAALLLVYLGIALVRPERF, from the coding sequence ATGACGATCGATCTCATCGTCGGCGGCGCCGTCGCGGCCCTCCTCCTCGTCTATCTCGGCATCGCGCTGGTCAGGCCGGAACGGTTCTGA